The DNA region GTTGTTTTTCTTCTTTGGTAAGTGTTACGGATTCTCCGGTAGTACCTAATACTACAAGATAATCTACACCGCCATCAACACAGTAGTTAACAATACGGTGTAACGCATCTACATCTACTGAAAAATCTGTTTTGAACGGGGTGATCAATGCCACACCTGTACCAATTAATTGCTTCATCACTCAATTTCGTTTAAAACGCCAAGATATTTTTTAAGCTCCGTTTTAAAAGTCTTAAAATCTTCCAATGGCGAATCCATTATCAAATCATTATACATAAGATCTACATCTTTAAAACCTACACGAAACCGGGCTCTTGTTTTGACGCTCATTAACTGTAACAACAAATTATCGGTAGTATAATAATTTACAAGTAAATCATACTCCCTACTCAAAAATTCAAGGGCATAGCTATTTTCTATGGCTCCGTTCCACCCCAGGTCCTTATCAGAAAACACAGGGGTTGAGTACGGCGAATTTTTGTCGTAATAACTTTTATAACCAACAATCTTTACAGCATTCGGTCGCAAATTATAATCCTCTACGAATCCATAAAATTCATTCGTATCATCAAAAGCATCCAAATCTACGATGCAACCTATTGAAGTAATACCTTTACTTCTTTCGATTATCGGCGGATCTTTGGCTAACTCTTGTTTCAGAAATTTAACGCCCGAATTGTACTTGAACTTATCTTTTATTCCCTTAAACATGTACTTTTACATTTTGTAACCATTCTGGTATGCAAAATTTGGAATGGGTTCTACAAATGTAAAGAATCTCCACGCATAATATGGCGCTAAGATAGAACGAAATATGGTTTTAAAAATAAAACACTTTGTTATATTTACAACATTTGCAATTTTATCATCTTGTGGTGAGCAACAACAAAACCTTCAACAGATAGATGGAAAGCAAATTAGGATTACAGATTCCATTACCACTATGGAATCCATTGAGACCCTTGTTAAGCCCTACAGGGAAAGGATAAACCATGTACTGGACAGTACATTATCCTATGCTCCCTACCCAATTTCCAAAACCGATGGCGCACTAAATACTACGGCCGGAAACCTTATGGCAGATATAGTTCTATCTGAAGCCAACCCCATTTTTAAATCCAGAACAGGGCATGAAATTGATTTGGTCTTACTGAACCACGGCGGTATTCGGTCATTAATTTCTAAAGGAAATGTTTCTTCAAGAACTGCTTATGAGGTTATGCCTTTTGAAAATTCTATTGTAGTAGCTGAACTAAAAGGTAGTTCTATTCTAAAAATGGTTTCCTATTTAAGAGATTCCGGCAGGGCACACCCAATTTCAGGAATGCAACTGACCTTAAATGCCAAAAATGAGATTCAGTCCGTACAAATTCAAGGCGAACCTTTGGATGAAAACAAAACCTACTATGCCGCAACCTCTAATTATTTAGTAAACGGAGGCGATAGTATGGTCTTTTTTAAAGATGCTTTAAACGTTACCAATACCGATTACCTCATTAGAAATGCCATGATAGACTACTTCAAAAAAACAGATACGCTTAAGCCCGTTGTGGATAATAGGTTTATTAAATTGAAGTAATATCACAATAAAATGCCCTAAACCGAGAAAATTCAGTGGCATTCTAAAATTATAGGTTTTATGAACAGACGAAAATTCATTAAAAACACCACCGCCTCTAGTGCACTTGTTGGTCTGGGCGGACTTTCTTTAAGTTCTTGTTTTGGCGATGTCAAAAAACACATCACCATATTACATACCAATGATGTTCACAGTCATATAGACCCCTTCCCAACGGATCACTCCGAGTTTCCCAACCTTGGCGGTCTAGCTAGAAGAGCAACCTTGGTGGAAAGTATCAGAAAAGAAAATCCAAATACCTTACTTTTTGATGCCGGTGATATTTTTCAAGGCACACCATATTTCAATTTTTACGGTGGAGAGTTGGAATTTAAGCTCATGAGCAAGCTAAAATATGATGCGGCCACCATTGGAAACCATGATTTTGATAATGGTATAGATGGTTTGTTGGCTCAAATGCCCAATGCGGATTTTGAAATGATAAACGCCAATTACGACTTTAAAAACACGGTTATGGACGGTCATGTAAAACCGTACAAGACCTACATGGTTGACGACATAAAAATAGGGGTGTACGGACTTGGCATTGAACTTAACGGCCTGGTGACCAAAAAACTGTACAAAGAAACCCAGTACCTAGCACCCATTGAAATTGCACAGGATACGGAACGCACTTTAAAAAATGAAGAGAATTGCGACCTTATCGTTTGCCTTTCTCATTTAGGGTACGAATACAAAAACAAACAGAAGCCCCATGACCTTGCCATGGCCACAACGTTAGAATACACAGATTTAATCATTGGCGGCCACACCCATACTTTCTTAGAGAAACCTACGGTTGTAGAAAATAAATTAGGCCGCAATGTACTGGTCAACCAAGTAGGTTGTTTTGGCATTAATTTAGGGCGAATAGATTTCTACTTTGACGGTTCAAAGAACAGTAATGCTTCAGGCGTCTCCATCCATGTTTAAGTATGATAAGAATTGAACGTACCACATATCAAAACAAACACTTTCCGGTTCTAGTTGCCCAATTGGACGATTATTTAAGTGAAACCGATGGTGATGAACATGATTTCTATCACCAATATAACGGCATAGAAAGCCTTAATCACGTAGTTATTGCCTATTCAAATGAAGTAGCCGTAGGCTGTGGAGCTATAAAAGAATTCGATTCTGATACTGTGGAAGTAAAGCGAATGTACGTTTCACCAGAAACCCGGGGCCAAGGAATAGCTTCCCTACTTTTAAAAGAATTGGAAAAATGGACTTCCGAACTAAATTTTAAAAATTGCATTTTAGAAACAGGCAAACGCCAACCCGAAGCTATTGCCCTTTACACCAAAAACAAGTATAAAGTAATTCCCAATTACGGGCAATACAAAGGCATGGAAAATAGTGTCTGTTTCAAAAAAGAACTGACTCCCTAATTATCCAACACATATTCGGTTATTTCCTGATGCTCTTGCTCCAAGGAAACACTTGGGTATGATTTTCCAGCTTTTCGGTACCAATACCCAGCATTAAACTTATCCCCCTCAACCCTATGCAGGTAGGCATGAATCCAACTCCCCATTGTATTGAACATATCTTGGGCAATATCATGGGATGCCTCCCAATTATCACTTCCCGCAAACCATAAGGCTTTCAGCGCCTCAGGCCAATCTGCAGGAGGGTTCGGACCACTTAATGTTTGTTTAAAATCTTCGTAACTCTTTGGTGTTGCCATCAATTTATGGTGTCATTTGTTTTTAGCTACACAAAAATACCTAATTTCGATTGAAATTAACCGTATGCTTTAATGGTTCAATTCTTACGAAGCTTACTCCCTTGGAGACCACTACCCTATGTGCTGGCACTACTCACCACAATGGTCATTTTATGCATTCATATGCTCCCGAGCGTTGATAGTATGCTTAATGAAAACAACACTCAGATTTCCCATGTTTTTTTAAGGTCTCAAATAAATTATCACAAGGAAATAGCTCCTTTTGCCAGAAGACCGCTGACCACCTTATTAATTGAGGGTTCGCAACATCTGTTCGGTTTTAAAGCGGGTTATGCTTTTATTCTTGTTAACTTCTTACTACTGGGATTAAGCGGTGTTTTGATATATTGGCTATCCCTTATTCTTAAAGCTACCAAGTGGCAAGGGATAATTAATATGATGGTGTTTTTTACATCGTTTTCGGTTTGGTTCGCTTTTTTTCCTCCGGTATTCACGTATGACGAACCTTTGCAATATTGCTTGTTGCTTACGGCAATTATTGCTTTTGTAAGACGAAAATGGTTTTGGTACGTAACTCTGTTCTCTTTGGCAATGGTAGCAAGGGAAACCAGTGTTCTTCTGCTTCCCGCTCTTATTTTATTGTTGCCGGGAACTGAAAACCACCCTCGAGAGAAACTAGGGCCCAATCTGAAAAAAAATGGGTTTCTTATTCTATCCCCTATCTTGTTCTACGGATGTTATATTATCTTTTTCATTTATCATCAAAGGCTATTGCACGCCACCCATACTGAAATTGCCAGTAGATACTCCTGTTTTTTAGAAAATATTGAAAGTACAAAGAACCTAGTTGAATCCGTAGTATCCATTTTCATTACTTTGGGGCCATTTCTATATTTCACCTGTTTCTACCTGAATCAAAAGGGAAACGAAGCATGGAAAACCAGTTTTGTCTATGCTTTCCTATTGACCGCCCTCATCAACACACCTCTGGTTTTTATGACCGCATTTGCACGGGAATCAAGATTATTTGCTCTACCTCTAATCTTTTTGTGGCCCGTATTTATGCAGCTTTTAACCGATTACCTGAAACCATTATCACTTAAAACAACCTACCAAAAATTATTGGAAAATAGGAAAATGCTACTTCTGCTCGGGATGCTTATTTTAACAAGTTTTCTTTTCTGTTTCGTTTATTACCCTAGCCTTGAGCTAGGCGAGAACACTTATTTTGCAGGTTATATCTTTAGTGTTTATCTTGTACTTTCACTTCACTATTGCACCTACAAAACCTTATCCAAATAACAAGGTGCATACGCTAGAATCAACCTGTTTCTAATTCACCATTTCCAAGAACTCGCCTTCAGTAACTATAGGTACATTTAACGATTCCGCCTTGGTCCGTTTACTAGGTCCCATTTTATCTCCGGCCACCAAATAAGCCGTTTTTGAAGATATACTTGAACCAACCTTACCTCCATTGGATTCGATTATTTTTTTGAGTTCTGTGCGACTAACGGTTTCAAAAACCCCAGAAACCACAATAGTGAGCCCCTTTAGCTTATCCGTTTGATTTTCCAATTGCTCTTCCGAAAGGGCAAACTGCAATCCGTAGCTCTTTAACCGAGCAATGATTTCTTGGTTGGCTTCATTATTAAAAAACTCCACCACCGAGCTTGCAATACGACCACCGATCTCATCAACAGCAACCAGACTTTCTTCATCGGCCACCATTAAATTATCTATGTTCTTATATGCTCTGGCCAGTTTTTTAGCTACCGTTTCACCCACAAAGCGAATGCCCAAGGCAAATAACACTCGCTCAAAAGGAATCTTCACGGACTCCGCAACTCCCTGAACTAGATTTTCCGCAGACTTCTCTGCCATGCGTTCCAAAGGCAAAACCT from Zobellia alginiliquefaciens includes:
- a CDS encoding GNAT family N-acetyltransferase, yielding MIRIERTTYQNKHFPVLVAQLDDYLSETDGDEHDFYHQYNGIESLNHVVIAYSNEVAVGCGAIKEFDSDTVEVKRMYVSPETRGQGIASLLLKELEKWTSELNFKNCILETGKRQPEAIALYTKNKYKVIPNYGQYKGMENSVCFKKELTP
- a CDS encoding 5'-nucleotidase C-terminal domain-containing protein — encoded protein: MVLKIKHFVIFTTFAILSSCGEQQQNLQQIDGKQIRITDSITTMESIETLVKPYRERINHVLDSTLSYAPYPISKTDGALNTTAGNLMADIVLSEANPIFKSRTGHEIDLVLLNHGGIRSLISKGNVSSRTAYEVMPFENSIVVAELKGSSILKMVSYLRDSGRAHPISGMQLTLNAKNEIQSVQIQGEPLDENKTYYAATSNYLVNGGDSMVFFKDALNVTNTDYLIRNAMIDYFKKTDTLKPVVDNRFIKLK
- a CDS encoding DUF6913 domain-containing protein, giving the protein MFKGIKDKFKYNSGVKFLKQELAKDPPIIERSKGITSIGCIVDLDAFDDTNEFYGFVEDYNLRPNAVKIVGYKSYYDKNSPYSTPVFSDKDLGWNGAIENSYALEFLSREYDLLVNYYTTDNLLLQLMSVKTRARFRVGFKDVDLMYNDLIMDSPLEDFKTFKTELKKYLGVLNEIE
- a CDS encoding metallophosphatase, whose product is MNRRKFIKNTTASSALVGLGGLSLSSCFGDVKKHITILHTNDVHSHIDPFPTDHSEFPNLGGLARRATLVESIRKENPNTLLFDAGDIFQGTPYFNFYGGELEFKLMSKLKYDAATIGNHDFDNGIDGLLAQMPNADFEMINANYDFKNTVMDGHVKPYKTYMVDDIKIGVYGLGIELNGLVTKKLYKETQYLAPIEIAQDTERTLKNEENCDLIVCLSHLGYEYKNKQKPHDLAMATTLEYTDLIIGGHTHTFLEKPTVVENKLGRNVLVNQVGCFGINLGRIDFYFDGSKNSNASGVSIHV